The genomic interval gaccggtcaatatgccaaccctggttATAGCAAAGCCTTTCTGTTTTATATTTTAGTCATAGCTCTAAATTCCGATTGGAAAGTCTGTGACAAGCATGATAAAGAGCTCGAAAATGCTTCCTGCTTTTTCTTGGAAGAAATTCTTATAAGTCCTGTATTATCACTATTCTCAATGTTAAATACCAGCAACTCTTAGACCTTAGTCCTTAATCAATAAATTTTGTACTACACAtactttaaactttatttttatccATTTGCTGTATACAGAGTGTCATGTCATGTATGCAGATAATTCTTACAGGACTATTTCATGACAAATATCATGCTCTTTTTTCACAgtcattaatttataataattaatgcaTTATGCATACATATTGGTTGGTATTCATTTGATTTTTCTGTACTACTAAGGACCCTGGAAATATGGTTGCAAGAACTTGGATGCATGTTTCTCTTTGCTTTTTAGAGACTGAATTTTGAAAGCTTTTTTTACTTCCAATTAAATCGATACATTCCACCTGCCCTTGTCTATTAGCTTCAAGTATAATTGCCTTAAATGCACACTTTAAGGACTGCTGACAACTGCCCAACTACATGATTACATTGTACCTCAAATGCACACTTAGAAGGTCGATCAGACGAATCCCTGCTTTTGCTACTTGGCTCTTCCAAAGGTGAAGACAGATTGTTCCTAAATGACAACTCAAACGAGTCGCCACTGCTTCTATGCCTAGACCTCTCGAGGATCTGCTCAACATATTTCTGGTCCAAGTCATCGTCCGAGCTTCTACACTCCAGTCCGTCCTCTCCACATGGAACGAAACATCCGTCATGACACAAACAGATGCCTCTCATACAACTCGAACAAAGGCGATGGTTGGAGACAGAAGAATGACTAGAATTATTAAGAAATCGCCTATCAAATGCCCTTTGACAAACGTTTGCACCGGAGTTTGAACCTTCGGGATCTGTCAAAGGCTCGTCTATATCATTGACTAAGTCTAACAATCCAGTACAAAGGTCTATACTGTTGTTCCTATTTCTCTCTCGAACATGGAATGGATCTTCTAACGAGGACTCAAAGGCCTGCTGTCCAGCATATTCGTTTTCAAACAGCGCATCATCACTTTTCTCATCTCTGATGCTTGACAATGCAAACAAGCGTCCATTTAATTCATTATCATCACTCCTAACTTCATTTACAGAAGCACCTGCATTGGCCCAGCTTTCTAGCCTCTTTTTCCAATGTTCTTCAtcttcattttcttttttatgcttatTGTTTTGCCGATGAGTCTTAACTGGAAGATTATTGTCTTTTGCTGCAGTTTTATCTACATTATCCCTAACAACATAATCCCTCCTTTTAGGAACAGgttttttattagtttttgtaATATTTCTACTATTTACTGATTCTGCCTTAGTATGTAGATCTAATCTAGTGGCACTTTCTGGAGGAGCACTAAGTTCTGTATTGGTATCATGTGTCTCACTGGTAGTACCCAATCTACGAAAACGTTCAGGCAGATAAGGAATTGCATACTGCAATCCTGCCACAGCGTTTGACATTGCACTGCTCATGTGTCGCTGACTAGACCTAGCACCATTCTGCGACCCTGAAATACAAATCAAAGTTTAGTTGcctttttattttacttaattcTATGTAGAAATCTTTCAAATGGCATGCAAACAGCGAACCACTGCTATTCTTTTCTAGACACCAATTTCACATATATTTTCCCAAGTAAACATACCATTCTATTAAAAGGCTTTCATATACTTCAAAAaaaatttaatcattaaaatacatacaaaaatactgaaaatttataTCATTTACTTACATAACATTTTCAGACTTCACAAACATACTGTAATTTTCATATCCATACCGGTAGTTTGATTTGGACAAGGATAATGTTAAGgtttgaatataataaatatagcAAGTCACAAATGAGATAATTTTCAGCAACATGTTGTCAATgtatcttaaagggaccttttcacgttttggtaaattgcaaaataattacaaaaatgtttcagaatttgcgttgtagttatgatatttgtgaggaaacattcaTACTGAATGTTAACCATGCTCTataatatccattaaatgcatcttttgacgattttaaaaacctgtaaattataaagctttgcaatgcgaaacgaggatttgttatatacagtataaaatacatcattcattgtataaTCATagatggcagagtggtctaagacttttactccaggagtcagtggtttgagcccgattgatggttacttttttttctctctttaattttattcttatcttttacttgagcttttagatcttatgtttacatttataaatataacgcatttaatgacaaacttcaaaacatgcccaaTTTtgcgaaaaggtccctttaacaaatCAAAGTTATTTAATGACAACTGTTAGAGCAATTCTAGTCATAAACAACTAGAAATGGCAaggcatgtttgacccaggggcgccccagggttggtaatggggccatgcatagctgagattgatcgtattgtcataagagaagttcagtatcaattagaagtaatcagtgtagaaatgaagaagttatagtaaaaggcaattttgggtgggtgtggcctatgtgggggggggggggggggggggcgccctagggttggtaatggggccatgcatgcatgtagttgagattgacagtattgtaataagagaagtTCAGCATCAATTAGAAaagaatcggtgtagaaataaaggaattctagtaaaaggcaattttggatgggtgtggcctatgtgggcggggcgccccagggttggtaatgggaccatgcatagttgagattgactgtattgtcataagagaagttcagtatcaatgaGAAGTGAATcgcagggatggaaataagtggtttcccgtgagctcggggcaagtagattttggcctgggcaactcaatttcaaaagttggtagtccggCTGGGTAACTTggttttttaaagcttaaaacaaattgaccaccatggatcaatactagttaaataacattcattatttaggaataggacatgattcaattcaggctcataataatacatcatgcattgaacatgtgtaatgacagcaattttatttaattatctattattttatgaaaagattgtataatatacacatgtacatatttctgggctcgttattctttatctgggcatccaaaatactaaagatggttgctcGTGCGGGTAACCAATAGTAAGAAGTTAGTTTAAATCCCTGaatcggtatagaaatgaagaagttatagttaaaggcaattttgggtgggtgtggcctatgttggcggggcgccccagggttggtaatggggcaatgcatagttgagattgaccgtattgtcataagagaagttcagcaTCAATtgaaagtgaatcggtgtagaaatgaagaagttatagtaaaaggcaattttgggtggatgtgGCCTATGttggcagggcgccccagggttggtaatggggccatgcataagattgaccgtattgtcataagagaagttcagtatcaattgaaagtgaatcggtgtagaaatgaagaaattatagtaaaaggcaattttgggtgggtgtggtctatgtgggcaggttggtaatggggccatgcatagttgagattgatggtattgtcataagagaggttcagtatcaatttgaagtaaatctgtgtagaaatgaagaagtgaatgtaaaataacataaaacaagagcaccgcataacaggtgccacgctcggctgcgggtgcagttttgaataaattaaagcttgacagatttttttttagaggtcacagtgaccttgacctttgacctagtgacccaaaaatgggtgtggcatgtagaactcatcaaggtgcatctacatatgaagtttcaaagttgtagtttgaagcacttttattttagagcgaatgttcaaaaccttaacaaaccttgacacggacggcggacacgacgatctggctatgacaatacctcgggttttctccgaaaacagcggagctaaaaatgagtgaaaatctctgacccggccccaccccgacccccataacttttgacccaggggtcagatcaaaactctaaatagtgcagggtcgcacatatgctcatagctaccatgtgtaagtttcaaggttttagtgcttatagtgtaggagatagtggccatgACAGACataagacggagataaccacaatatccccacttttttccgaaaagtgtggggataataaaggtattttttgttaaaaacaaatttaccaaaaatgttaaaactaaaacaagaaatgtttttGACTGTCAAGCAATTTCAGACCAGAACTTGTTTTAATTAATGGTAGAGAACAAATTCTTGCATGGGACAATGATAGACAATATTTCTTTCTTGCGCAGTCATTGTTCATGAATTAAAGAATTCATACACGCATGTATTCAATGTTTATAAGTACAGGGCCAGAATTACCTATATCAGGTGGCGAAGGTGGACTGTCTCGTTCTATTTTACGGCAAATGATTTCATCTCGTACAGGATCTGAAAGAACAAGAACACAAAAACAtatctacatgtatgtacagAATAAAGGAAAACATCTATATTTTAAGTTTGGAACCACTACGTATGCTTGAGAATCTTAATAATTTATagaactgtaaaaaaaatcatttgtaaaaCAGTTATGCACCCTCTACAGCCATCATCATTTAAGTTGAATTTGATTTAAACTAATGGAATTGAAGAACAGAAATGGCTCAACATGTCTATTCCAGAgcctaaatacatgtatttagccaataaatattttcatgaaatttggagaTGAATGCAGACTTTTAGAATACATTTTAACTCAAGAGAGACTGTGATCCACTGACTGACCATCTTTACCACATGAACATCAGACTAACTTGGAATATTTGATGGTGGGTATAACAATACAATTGTCAACAAGGAAGCCCAaagtttattttttaagtgatcaAATAATGATTTAGAATAAAATTTGTATCAAATATTATCTCAAAGTGTCGTTAACATACCATAAATAAATTCACCACCAGCAAGATTTCCTTCAGAGACAAAGTCAAATGTGCATTTTGCTTGGGTCTTTTCTTTTCTCttctttgttgtattttttattttctcagtCTTTTCTTTCTTACTACTGTTCAGttttaaacatttctttgtactTGTTCCACTGCATTGGCTCCCATCAGTTTTTACTTTAGCTTTCGCACCACTTGACTTTACAAATCCATCACAACTAGATTGGATATCGCTGCAATCTTGCCTCCCAAAGCCATAACTTCCCTCAGACCATGTGCTTAGGTCCATACAACATGAGCTGTTTTCCATGTCTTCAAGTTCAAAATCCTTATTGTTATTAGCTTTATGCTTTGCATTATCTACAGTTCTTTTATCTTGTCTAAAACCAATTTTCTCAAGAAAAGATTTGGATCGAGACATCTCAGTTAGCGGTAGTGGTTTCTTGTAAAGATGACTATCAGATATACTGGCTGTGGAAAACGGCTGTGACTTTTCGTTGGATGATTTACTGGGCACTACTTCTCTATTTGATGCTTCTGTATCACCTTCCGAAACTGGGACTTTGatcttcttttcatttttaaaacctaaCTTTTCAGCTATGTAACGACGTAGGGCAAGCCCCGATTTTTTCCACCGTTCTTTGGCAGTAAGATATTCTTGTTCTTTGGCCTTAACTATATCATGTGAACTACCCTTAGATAAAGAACTCTTATCATTAGAACTTGTGTTTTTTACATTAACATGTTTAgcattacatttatgtttgtcattgtgGCTGTTTTTATTTGATGAACGTGTTTCTGAAAGTTTAATGGAGGAACTGGATTCTGTAGGATTTCCATCCTTGGTCTTCCTGTTTTTCTCAAGGTTGTAAAGGTTTTTAGGCCTTGCTCCACCACAACCTTCATCCATTTTGATTCCTGAAATCATCAAATAGTAATTTTTTaagcattcaataaaattaagctGAACATATCAACTATATATGCCTTCTAGAAAGACATTAAGTCTGACTAAGATAGGCTCCAGTCTTAATAGACCTAATCAAGACAGAAATAACACATAATCAAATTTAGTTGACAAAGTATAATTGAATTGCTTCTATTGTTTGTTATAGAAAACCATATTATTATGCAGGGTCAATTTTCTAACAACTCAAGACACAGAAATTGTGTTTCTAAATACCATTAACATGTTTCGTGAATGGTactttgaaaaaatgcttatgtcaaaaatgagaatttttaattttcttacaTCTTAAAATGATTCTGGGCCCGTTGAAACCTATGGATTTTAGCTATTTTTCACAAAGGAGAAAATTGGTTCTTACGTTATAATGAcactcaaaacaaaatatattaccgGTAAACAAATGTAAATCTGCTTTAAGCACACAAATAgcatttattatgtaaaataaaattataataaaattaagaCAATCTTCCAGTCAGGGCCAAAAAAACTTTCTTTGAAGAAGCCGAATATCGGCCTCTTCCCCAACCGAATAACCACTTTTGTTCCCCTAATTTGACCAAAATTTTCCCCAGTCTTGGAAAAAttccccaccaaaaataatatctaaacttcgtataaaaatgaaaattgttcgCTTGTCGAGCCGTCACTTAGGCTGGAAAAAAACAGAGCAGTAAAAAATCTCCTGGGGGGTGTTTGCATCGGTTGAATACGCCTTTCATTACCTGCCGTATTATTCTATTAGAGGGGTAAGCGTATTGATCGGATTAGTTGTGCTTACCTCGCGGAGCatgacataattatgaaaaaaaaaattcactatcaaatatatatataacaaggtatgcaactcaaaatcaccccaaaacggggtgcatcgctttgaacagccatatcttcatcaattgtacagcgattttcacgatctcggtcttattcaacgcagaaatgaatttcctttctggaaatgtattatgtcttgcaatatttttacaaatgctgggtcaacttttaagaaataacaagatacacaactcgcatgccccagttgacaatgatcatgcagtctttaagactgaaatcttcacggagtaaagggcatcttccctacaaagttcatgtaccttgataccataattcaataaaacgtatgaaaaaacattataacCGTTCTtggttacattatgcatcaagactaactgtccagcgccgtttgaaacctttgtttacatacatttccactaactgacattttaaacacacgagtgatttcattggtccaatgcggaggtgtgtctttacaactggagatttcattcataaagactgcatgatcattgtcaactgggtcatgcgagttgtgtatgtTCACATTGCTAAATTGATTTATGATTATAGAAGATCagggttttttctccactttttgggaagatagcccatgactttggaattgggaattttatcggcattttcatgaaattgagaaaataaattcactagtagggctgtaacgattcattcgaatattcgaattactcaAATACGGCTGTGGATGAAttgtattcgttattcgccacctcccgaaccgaatatttgacgaatacaaacaacgtggtttcgaaattgaaagtttaatcatcttatcttaccttacaaatgaagatCCATACAATTAACCCCTATATTCAAATGTAtgcaccggttgaatatttacgacattgaattgaaaaatctttctaTGGTTGTTTAATGATTATTGaggtaaatacgagtgatttgatgctcaaacatacaaaggattagcagatggaatttcttttttgtttatctttacgacaatgattgtgcaacttatcaacaaacatggagcctagcAAAGGGAATGCTATTGATAATGTTGACACTACTAGTCATgtttacaaaactgtgttcaaagtttaagtaGTTCTAGtcctgttttgttatttcaaagtgttatatttcatattttcagtatgcaatgatactaaattaatcaaatttacaaatactcatagtttcatactatataatgtcatgtcaagttgtcagtattatttttgttcattgaaattcatattcgccAATAtatattcgtattcgccaccctgtattcgtgatacgtatcgtattcgtaaTCTGGTGTATTTGTTACAGCCCTATTCACTAACCtttttttcacacgaaaagtccactgattagggaattactaaatttgatatgactctttataatcattcaaattaaaagaacaaaatcatataatactttgctagatgcaattgaattaaaattgagataaaatacacattagacactACTTTCTAaaaacaagtgttgttttttttttttgaaaattgggaattttttgccacattttgggaaaaaagtattctttttgggattgggaacatagccgaatatcagctataaaatcgggccaaaaaaaccccttTAGATTGATTTAAAATTACTTGTTTGGCTAGTAGTTTTTATTGCAAAACAATGCAACACTAATTTTAGTCAGACTGCAAGATTCAATGTGCTAAAAAGGCCTGGGAAAGGCCCTGTGTGTCGTTACAATTTGCATTGACTCAATCTCCAATATCTCTTGGCAGACTCCATTAAACCTCTGAGAAATGTGTCAAAAGTATTGTCTAATGAAAGTAGACTGTTGCATGCTTTAATTCAACCTTCAAGACGTTAATGCTTGTTTCATGCACATTTTCAATACCTTATTTGTCTGATAGTGAAATTACTGTCAGATTTGTCTGATTTTTCATGAAATCtgctttttaatttattaaaatagaaagaaacGTAACATTTCGCAACATATATGATGAATTGTTATTTGCGCATTGTTACATACACAAAAACAAGTCGGTCAATCATATTCATTGAATTAAATGTTTATTCTAAATGCAAACTAAAAGTAAATCACAACCAATTGCCGAAATATTTTGTCCGAAATCCTATTTACTTTCATAATATCATTTAATTATGCAAACTATGAAGATTAACGCGCGAAACTTAATGCGTAAACGTCTTTCCAAATTGTAtcataaataaaagtttattgtTATGAGTTTTACTTACGATTTTTCTTTAATGATTATGTAAATAGCTACAATGTATATCTTTTCCTACATGTTACTATTAAATATCCTTAGATGTAATATTTGCCGTAACGATAGGTTATGGATCACCATTCAATTTGCCGGCTTCAAactttggtgtgttttttttgcgAAGCACGAGCtttaaatttataacaaaactAGTTGTTTATGTGTTGCAAAttgttatttgcaaaattttggtTTGAGTTAACAGATACACATAAAACAAGTAATGGCTATCATAATTTAAGTGCTAGAAAACCTTAAAGTTGAACTATATGCACGAAAGACGAGATCTTAAAAAGTATGCAGTACAGTAGGTCCAGTTAAATTTCTTTAGACTGATGACCGGGCATGGACCCACTACCTTTCACTGACTTGTTGAGTATAAAAAATAGCAGTCAATATCGACACATCTAGCATGTGTGTTCGTAGTATCGACCCTCTCtatgaaaacattttaatttttgaagtgaaaaataattaaaacacacatCTTTCATAAGAAAACTCATAgtcaaatgtgtattcttggacgtttgtttgtataggtccctggtttaacctagcttttcaccttagctgacctttTTAAGCTTCGAAATAGAAAACGTGAAATCTACAAACATTAATCGCATTTACATTAATAGGTAATTCCATTGACTTTCCATTTTTGATAAGTATATGGCGTGAAAAGGGATACTAGAGTGTGCTGTACACGATGTATACTGTGTGTTCAGTATGCAACAATTGTATCTCAAATGATAAGGCTTGGGAGATAGAACTGTTTTACACTTAAATGTCGACATCAAAACAGTTTGTGTGCGCCCCTTTATATTCGGAAGATAGTCAGCGCCAAAGCTTTTAAAGTATGTGTCTGTTAAAGTCTGGTAAAGTCTGTGTTCTCATATTCAGTAATTGCTACCGTTTTGCATTATGTGCATTAGTATATTTTAGATCATGCACGTA from Dreissena polymorpha isolate Duluth1 chromosome 1, UMN_Dpol_1.0, whole genome shotgun sequence carries:
- the LOC127881213 gene encoding uncharacterized protein LOC127881213; translated protein: MDEGCGGARPKNLYNLEKNRKTKDGNPTESSSSIKLSETRSSNKNSHNDKHKCNAKHVNVKNTSSNDKSSLSKGSSHDIVKAKEQEYLTAKERWKKSGLALRRYIAEKLGFKNEKKIKVPVSEGDTEASNREVVPSKSSNEKSQPFSTASISDSHLYKKPLPLTEMSRSKSFLEKIGFRQDKRTVDNAKHKANNNKDFELEDMENSSCCMDLSTWSEGSYGFGRQDCSDIQSSCDGFVKSSGAKAKVKTDGSQCSGTSTKKCLKLNSSKKEKTEKIKNTTKKRKEKTQAKCTFDFVSEGNLAGGEFIYDPVRDEIICRKIERDSPPSPPDIGSQNGARSSQRHMSSAMSNAVAGLQYAIPYLPERFRRLGTTSETHDTNTELSAPPESATRLDLHTKAESVNSRNITKTNKKPVPKRRDYVVRDNVDKTAAKDNNLPVKTHRQNNKHKKENEDEEHWKKRLESWANAGASVNEVRSDDNELNGRLFALSSIRDEKSDDALFENEYAGQQAFESSLEDPFHVRERNRNNSIDLCTGLLDLVNDIDEPLTDPEGSNSGANVCQRAFDRRFLNNSSHSSVSNHRLCSSCMRGICLCHDGCFVPCGEDGLECRSSDDDLDQKYVEQILERSRHRSSGDSFELSFRNNLSSPLEEPSSKSRDSSDRPSKCAFEDVSSPGSGFSSLDSSLDADDEFECECEHCQMMRSSHNHYTEQLALTQPLSLDLSERSQGGYASAGHDSGLHFSFGDPNMNSRSGDSSFDSLSRRMFLDDYDYLLMERPESELDWHWLTIDNTPLSVMLEDVIQQMLSVQPDLLSEQAAPPASSSVIDSLPTICLTQELIEQHQCCAICLCPCELEELMTQLLCQHIFHPLCIQAWLCKSGTCPVCRGKVGAPVQS